CCCAGCCGGGACATCAGACGAGGACGATGCTTCAGGGAAGCTGATCCGCTTCCTTTGGTtcgttttctgtttctttgccGTGCTCGGAGcgcacctccccccccccacccccaccccgaccAACATGCTGGATTTGGCGCATGGCATTGCGTTTTGCGCGCTGCTCTGCTCCGTTTACGCGCCGTGCCCTCCGCGCTGCGAGTGCTCCGAGGCGGCTCACACCGTGAAATGCGTCTCCAGAGAGCTGCGGAGCATCCCGACCGGGATCCCGGGCTACACCAGGAACCTGTTCATCACCGGGAACCAGATCAGCCGGATCGGTCCGGACTCGTTTAAAGGACTGGATAACGTGACCAACCTGTCTCTGAGCAATAACAGGTGAGAGCGGTGACCTCTGTGGATCCGAACTAAATACCATTTTCGTCCTGTTGCTCCAGAAGCAGCGGTTCAGAGTCCATGATCTTTGGTTACATTACTGTGGAAGTGCATGTGATCCAATCTGATTAGAGTTTTAATCCAAAATGAATCAGTTAAATcgtgcctgggggggggggggtcggtccTTTCTCTTCTACATGACTCCAAAGTGAAAACGATATCTCGTGGCTCTCCTCCAGGATTGCTGAGGTGGAATCCCACACGTTTTCCGGACTCCGCAGCCTCCGCTCTCTGGATCTGAGCAGCAACCAGCTGGCGGTCCTCCACCCGGAGGCCTTCGTGGTGGAGAACCAGTCCCTGCGAGAGCTCAACCTGAGCCGGGCGCTCTACAACCACTCGTCGGTGCTGGACTTGGCCATCTCTCTTCGCTGGAGCTCCCTGGGCGCCCTGAGGGGACTGGACCTGTCCGATAACGGTCTCGTCTACCTGCCTTCACGTATCTTCTCCCACCTCGGCAGCCTGCGGCGGCTCCAGCTTTCCAACAACTCCCTGGTTGCCATCCACAACGCCACCTTCTCAGGCCTGCAGcgtctggaggagctggaccTGGCCCTGAACGCCCTCAAGACGGTGCCCGAGGAGGGTCTGCGAGAGCTGGACTCCCTGCCGGGCGCTGCCATTCTGCTGGGGGAGAACCCATTCGCATGCAAGTGCGGAATAGAACCTTTTGCTCTGTGGCTCAACCGGTCACAGGAGCGCATTAGAGATGCCGAGCGACTCGTCTGTGCTTTCCCAGCCAGCATGAGGAACACATCCGTGCTCGCTGTCGGCAGGTTGACTCTGGGCTGCCAACAAAGGAACGCCGGGGCTAACCTTGCTCTACAGACCTCTTACGTCTTCTTGGGTCTCGTCCTGGGTTTCGTAGGTCTGGTATTCCTTTTCGTACTTTACCTCAACCGCAGGGGCATCAAGAAGCGGCTCTATGACACGCGCGATGCCTGCAGGGAGGTGTGGGAGGGCTACCACTACCGCTTTGAGATCGACTCCGGCCCCGGGCTGGCACAGGTCTCGTCCAGCGGGGACATGTGAGCGGACTTTCACCACTGCCGTGTTTTGTAACGGaactgactctttttttttttatgcatttatgcatttatcAGTAGCAGAATGTAAAAAAACTTGTACAGATTTGTccgtaaatatatatatatgcagtagATTTAAAGTCTGCCTTGTGGATTAAAGCATGCAAAACAATTAACCTGATCTTTAAACACAGACTATTGTGGATTTTGTTGGTTCTTAATATGGACTCGGATGCTGTAAATATTCTTGCCTGCTGCTTTATGTCCAAACAGAAGCAACAGCAAGTGCCTAAAGTCAACTATAGGCATTGCCTCCTCATCAATAGAGCGATCGGCGCTTCCGTGTCAGATCTCGTCTTCGTATTTAGTAACAAAAGGCTGCCATAAAATCCTGACTCTCATTCATCTTATTGCCACTTCATGCCCTTTGGTCCCCTCGGCCCCAGGGTGCCAGAGAGGAATTGCACCTCCACGCTGTTCCTCTGTGGCTGCTGGAttcaaagagggggggggggggggggggagacaattCAGTGCAGACGCCGGAAATCTCTGAgccctcgttttttttttccttcattttttttttcatgaagcGTTGCTTTGTTTCAACTCCTTGAGTTTTATTGTCAGAGTGATGAGAACCAGTCCCAGGCTGAGGCCGCCGAAAGgagtctccctccctcctcaaAGACAACAGCCGCTCTGGAGGCTCCATGAAAGAGAAGTCTGGCTCCACGTTTTTCTGTttaggagattttttttttttctttccaattaCAAGTTTCAGATGATTCTGGAACGCCGGCGATATTGTTTCGATCTACAGTTCGCTCAGTCCAGTTAAGGGGGGACGATTTGGCTGCTTTCTGTCTTAATTGCTTTTACAATTGGGGCATTCAAAAGTTGTTTTTAACCCCCTAAATAACACAGAATACTGTACTACAATCCCCAACGTGCATGTTTTAGCTGACTTAGAGCAAAACAACGAAGCAGTATTCTTCTTGAGTCGTCCCCGTTTCTCTACCTGGCTGCCTGACAAAAGCTGATCTCTGTCCCTTGATGCTGCAAAgtgagacaaacagaaggagaaacaggggtgggggttggggtGGGTTGGGGTTGGTGGCAACGTGCCATTCCTGAAAGTGTTTATTGCCCAAATTGCTAGCTATCTGGGTATTTGTGGGGAAGGAGGCGAGCGGTTAACTGCAGCCGCTTCCCCCATTGTTTCAAAACCAAAGCGGCAGCGTCCAGAGGATGTCCGTCCAAGCTcctctgatgcccccccccagaagtgTTTATGGCACAGAGACGTTTCACTGCGTGTATGATggcaaaataaagttttaaatagTCCTGATGTTGTGCTCTCATTTTGAGGAGATGCG
This window of the Brachionichthys hirsutus isolate HB-005 unplaced genomic scaffold, CSIRO-AGI_Bhir_v1 contig_526, whole genome shotgun sequence genome carries:
- the tpbg1b gene encoding trophoblast glycoprotein a — protein: MLDLAHGIAFCALLCSVYAPCPPRCECSEAAHTVKCVSRELRSIPTGIPGYTRNLFITGNQISRIGPDSFKGLDNVTNLSLSNNRIAEVESHTFSGLRSLRSLDLSSNQLAVLHPEAFVVENQSLRELNLSRALYNHSSVLDLAISLRWSSLGALRGLDLSDNGLVYLPSRIFSHLGSLRRLQLSNNSLVAIHNATFSGLQRLEELDLALNALKTVPEEGLRELDSLPGAAILLGENPFACKCGIEPFALWLNRSQERIRDAERLVCAFPASMRNTSVLAVGRLTLGCQQRNAGANLALQTSYVFLGLVLGFVGLVFLFVLYLNRRGIKKRLYDTRDACREVWEGYHYRFEIDSGPGLAQVSSSGDM